The Megalobrama amblycephala isolate DHTTF-2021 linkage group LG7, ASM1881202v1, whole genome shotgun sequence genome window below encodes:
- the sertad2a gene encoding SERTA domain-containing protein 2, protein MLGKGLKRKLEQEEENGVMKMASPQEVSPTCYWLQRQTVLNLSLLKLHSRPGHTDPGLARRVLITNTLRHIQDELRGEEGVLLPPSVPRQQPPSSPVIKDSFSAALAEIESLCPTVGITALFSTEAARSNTSDQNMPDITSSTNLIHSGESRNTDPDLSEMHSSVDPPIPLSDSAQSALSHTPSFLADFSLDDFLFTEIDNILFDNSPCSSSLSGTSGTSRVISMVTDDFVKTLTGYGNGGASQSALPSNQTFKLDLNELDHIMEVLVGS, encoded by the coding sequence ATGTTGGGTAAAGGCCTGAAGCGGAAGTTGGAGCAGGAGGAAGAGAATGGCGTCATGAAGATGGCCTCCCCTCAGGAAGTGTCGCCCACCTGCTACTGGCTCCAGCGGCAGACCGTGCTCAACCTCTCCCTGCTGAAGCTGCACAGCCGCCCGGGACACACGGACCCGGGCCTGGCCCGCAGGGTGCTCATCACGAACACACTCAGACACATCCAGGACGAGCTGAGAGGGGAGGAGGGGGTCCTTCTGCCCCCATCTGTTCCTAGACAGCAGCCCCCTTCATCCCCCGTTATAAAGGACAGCTTCAGCGCAGCCCTGGCCGAAATTGAATCTCTGTGTCCGACAGTGGGAATAACAGCTTTGTTTTCTACAGAGGCGGCTCGGTCAAACACATCAGACCAGAACATGCCAGATATCACTAGCAGCACTAACTTGATTCATTCAGGTGAATCGAGAAATACAGATCCTGATCTTTCTGAAATGCACAGCAGTGTGGACCCACCTATCCCTCTCTCTGACTCTGCCCAATCAGCATTAAGCCACACCCCCTCATTTCTCGCTGATTTCTCATTGGACGATTTCCTGTTCACGGAAATAGACAACATCCTGTTCGACAACAGCCCCTGCAGTTCATCCCTGAGCGGGACCTCAGGCACGTCGAGAGTCATTTCCATGGTAACGGATGACTTCGTTAAGACGCTCACTGGTTACGGAAACGGTGGGGCGAGCCAATCAGCTCTTCCGTCTAATCAGACTTTCAAACTGGATCTGAACGAACTGGATCACATTATGGAGGTTTTGGTTGGGTCATAA